Part of the Corynebacterium caspium DSM 44850 genome, ATAGCTATAAATCTATAAATAAAGCCGGTCCTAATTCCCAGTAATTTTAGAGTTACTGGATTAGGTCCGGCATTTAAATATGCAAACTCAGGTTTGGCAGTTGGCAGATATTATTTCTGCTTCGCAGCTTCTTCCTCTTTTTGCTGCTTGAGCAGGCGAGCTGCATCACGACGACGTTTGCGCAGCGCCTCGATGCGTTCTTCTAAAAGTTCATCTAATTCTTCGATGGTGCGTCGTTCGCAGAGCATATCCCAGTGCGTACGCGGCGGCTTTACCGGTTTAGGATCAGTACCTTCACCTTCAATAAGAACGCCTTCTTCACCATTCTTGCAGATCCACGTACCTGGCAACTCAGCTTCATGCGCGAAAGGTACCTCGAAAATCGCTCCGGAGGGCGTTTGGTATTTCACCATTTGGCGAGGAGCTAGATCGTGGTCACGGTCTGTCTCATAACTAACAGCACCCATTCGGCTGCCACGCAGTACGCGATCGGCCATGTCGCATCAAACCCTTTCCACACACGGATGTTTTTCCTAAGATCAACTAAGATCAACCAGTATAACGCGCAGAATCGAGAATTTGTTCCTGCACCGCTAATATCCAGCACTTTCATACCTTAGTATGAGTTTAAATGCGCAGCTAGGGATACTAACATGGCTCCGCTTAGTTATATATGATGGATCAAGTGAAGATCTCTGCAGCGGATCCAATTCCAACTTGTGCCTGGTGTGGCAAGGAACTCCTAATATCTGGACGGGGACGCCCCCGCAAATATTGCAGTCCTTCTTGCAAACAGCGAGCCTACGAGCAACGCCATAATGTGGTGGGTACAACCATCCCAGCTACGGCAGTTATTTTGCGTCCTGAACGCGTGGAAAGTATCCGCGATGAACTTTTTGAATTACGTTGTATAGCAGAAGATATTGCTACTGCACATAGCGAAGGAGCTTCTGCTACAGAAATCGGCGATTTATGCTCTGAACTCGTGGAATTAGCTCGCAAACTGGAAAAACTAAGGTAGAACTCAAGTGCCAAGCAAACAAAAAACCATCGTTACCGCCGGGATTTCTGCCATAGTGATTTTGGTATTGCTGAGCTTGATTCCGCTTTTTATCTCCCTAAATAGCGGCCCTGGCTTAAAGGCTGAGCCGCTTAATGCCGAAAATGCTAAACCAGCCACCACTGATCTCGACGGCACCTGGGTTGTAAGCAGAGGTCATCGCCCTAATACCTCTGCAGTGGGATTTACTTTTTTTGAGATACTTCCTGGCGATAAACGGTTAACCTCAGGGGCTACCGAGCATGTAACTGGGCATATTCAGGTTTCTGGCGATATTTTGCAAGAAGGCACCGTTACTGTAGATATGGATAAAATAGCTACGGATAATGAGCGCAGAGATATCAATGTGCGTAATAAAGTTTTTGACACTGATACCTATCCGACGGCATATTTCGAGCTCACCAGCCCCGTTGCTTTAACAAATATCCCAGATAATGGTTATCCAGCTGAAGTGGAAATCGCCGGAGATCTAACGATAAAGGGCACTACTGTGCCAGTTAAAGCTATGTTCCAAGTGCTTAGAGATGCTGAGTGGCTAATTTTTTCGGGCGATATTCCGATATCTCGAACCGCGTTTAAGGTAGAAACTCCTGATTTTATTGCAGCTTCCATAGCTGATGAAGGCGATGTCAATATTCGGCTATCCCTGCGGAAAAATGAGGAGAAAAACTAATGCTAGCTGCCCGCTTTCTACCATTATTATGGCTGCGCCTAGTAGTAATCTTAGCTTTTAGCCTCTGGTTGGCAAGTCAGGGGAAATGGTTATTTCTAGCTATCTGCATTGGGCTTGCTGCTATTTCGGTATGGCAGTTGGTTGGGGCTTACCGCCACCGGGATTTGGACCTAAGTCACGAGTAGCTGGAAGCTCGATTACTTTATCAACGCCCACCAAAGCTGCTGGCCGGTGGGCGATCATTATGACCGTAGTATCTTCTAAACTGGTTAAAATTGCGGCCAGTTCCTTTTGTCGCAAAGCATCTTGATGGCTAGTGGCTTCATCTAAAACTAAGACCTGTGGCCTCCGAGCTAAAACTCGGGCCAAATTAACCCGTTGTTGTTCTCCTCCAGATAGGGCAGTGGCCTCTTGTTCTAAGGAAATATCGCGCGCCTGTGCCAGATCCAGATATTTGCGGGCAGCATCTGGGCTTAATTGCGGATTTCCAAGGCGCATATTTGTCAATACTGAGCCGCGTAAAATAAAAGCCTGCTGCTCAACTAATCCCACAGCACTGCGTAAATCTGAGATTTTTAAGTCTGCAATATTGACACCTCCAAGCTCAATACTGCCAGCGATTGGATCCACCAAACGCACCAACGCCTTTACTAAGGTAGATTTTCCAGACCCCGAGGGCCCAACTATGCCTATTCGTGCTCCTGCTGGAATATGCAGGGAAAAATCCTGCAAAATATAGTGCGGCTTTAGGTTGCTACTCTGATTCGGCTTATTTTTTCCCCTTGGCTGCCGAGGTGCCTGTGGGTAGGCCAAACTTATATTTTTATAAGAAACTGCCAAGGCCTGCTTATTTGTTTTGGAAGGAGCAGGTAAAGGCTGTGGATTAGCAGGTTCCGGGATATCTACCGGGGCTGAAATGAGGGCAAAATATCTGGCACTAGCTTCCCAAGCCCGCGGGAGAGTGCGGGCAAAAGCTTCTACACCAGAGACAATAGGAGCTAGAGCCAAAACGCATAGAGAAAGAAATATCGACTGCGTAGTTAAGAAAATTCCTGCAGCTCCAACCCAAGGCCAGAAAGTGGAAATCGCATTACGAAGACCATTAAAAGCCCCGGTCGTCTTGATATCTGCTGCTAATTGGGATTCTAATTTCGCCAATTTCGCCAAGCGAGCACTAGTTGCCCCAAAGGAAATTATTTCTAGAAATCCGTGGCTATCCTCGCTTAGGTGTTGCGATATTTGGCCACGAAGGCGAGCTTCAGCACCTGTTTTGCGCAAAAATGGCAACCCGAAAGCAATTCCTACACACAAAATTGCCAGCACCCATGCTGCCGGATTGGAACTAAAACTAAAGACCAGCAATAAAAAGGCTAAGGAAAACATAATGGCACTAATTAGTGGGGCAATGGTGTGGGCAAAGAATACTTCTACGGCATTAATATCGCGAGTCGCCACACTCATAATCGAACCAGCTCCGTGTCCACCGCTTAAGTTGCCACTTCCACGGGCCACCAAGGAATCGTAGAGCTGTACTCGCATTTTTGCTAAGAGTCGAAATGCGGCAGCGTGTCCACTTACTTGTTCTGCCCAGCGCAAACTGGCTGCACATACTGCTAAAACGGCAACTGTTAGCCCAATTTTCCCATATGCAGCTGGCTCTGGACGAGTAATTTCCCACACCGGATATAGCAATACTGCCGCACCAGCTAATTGGCTAGCAATCCTGCAAAAGGTAGATAGTGCCAAAAATATCCAAACTGGTTGGGCTAAATGCAGTAGTTTTTTTAGCATTATTTTTGGGTTTCCTCAGTTTTTTCAAGTATTTCGGCCTGTGCGGCGGCATTTTGAAAGCTTGCAGCCTCTACTAATTCCCCATTTTTAAGGGCTATAATTTGCTGAGATTCATTGGCCTCAGTAATCCGGTGAGTGATCTCAATTAGGGTAATACCGAGGGCTTTAGCAGTATTTCGGACCTCCGCGGCGGTTTGAATATCTAGCTGCGCTACGGGTTCATCTAAGACGAAAATTTTGGCGCCTTTCGCATGGGCCCGCGCTAGCGCTACTCGAGCTGCCTGTCCACCAGATAGGCCGCGACGATTTGTCTCGCCAATTAAAGTTGCTGGATCTAAATCTAGGGCGGCCGCGGTCAGCGAGTCCTGGATTTCCGCAATATCTAAACCTTTACCGGCTAGATCAATATTTTCAGCTAAGCTGCCCGAAAATAAGGTAGCCTGTTGCGGCATATAGCTAACCAATTGGCGCAATTGCTGTGCCGTTACCGGCTGGGCATCTACCATGATGGTGCCTTGGTAGGGAAGTAGCCCCGCTAAAGCTAGCCCCAAGCTGGATTTTCCGACCCCAGATGGTCCAATAATGGCAGTGTGGTAACCGGCAGGAATTTCTAAATTTAGATTTTTGATAACTTCTTTTAGCTTCCCATCAGATTTTCTACTAACCCCCAAATTCTGCACCCTAATACTTGGAGCTTGCGTCTTTATCTCTGCAGCGGCTGGCATAGTAATGGCTTGCGAGGCTGGTAGCTGGGATTTAAGGCGGTTTAAAGCTGCCTTTCCAGACATTCCGGTATAAAAAGTTCGACCCATGGCATTAACGGGATCAATTAGTAGCCGGGCTAGCAAGATTAAGGCCACCGCTGTAGGGGCATCGTAGCGTCCCGCAGCTAGTCCGCTTACTGATACTGCAGCAGTGGAGGCCATAACTAAGAGCCCAAAACTGCCGTCAGTTACTAAGATCATGGCCTGATTTTTATAGAGCAATCCCATTACTTGCCGACGAATATTTTCTGCTAAAGAAGAAATAATTTGTCGACGTTGGGTCGCTGCATTTAGTACCAATATGCTTTGTAAGTGCCGCACGCTACTTAGAAAGCTTCCAGCTAACTGGCCAGAAGCACGGCCATATCCGGCTCCAGCGCCACGTAAGGTCTTAATGGCCCAGAAGATAATAAGAGGTACTACTAAGGAACCCAGGCTCATAATTAGTGCAGCTAGCCACGATATTTTTAGGCCTACCAATAAGATAATTGCCACTGGAGCAACCATGGCCGCGCGTAATGGGCCCAAAAACTCCGTTTCATAGCTAGCAGCTTTTTCTACTGATTCAGTTGCAGTTAAATACTTATCACTAGCTGCTAAAGCAGTGTCAATATCAGGTGCTGCAAAACGGGATTGTGCCAGGCGTGCTCGCCAATATTTTTCCCGTCGAGCCCTTAAATATGGCGGCAATAGGTATTCCAGCAAGGCTAAGATTGCAGCGGCTAAGGCCAAAGATATTAGCGGAAGAAGCCCGGTGGTAGCGGGGCTTCGAATTAAATCTGCGAAACTCAAAATTATGAGCCCGGTAATAAAAACTCGCGCCACAATCAAAGCGCTGAGCAGACGACTAGTTAGCGGCATTGCAGTCACGTTATCAACCGTAGCTATCAATCCTAAATGGTGCCAAGAACTAGTTGAAAGCAGCCCAACATCTATGAGTCATTTTTAGATACCGCTAAGACCCATAAGCCACATTGCAGCTATAAAGTAACGTGACTTTACCTAGGCAAAAACAGGCCCTTTCCTAAGTGTCCGATAATGTACATTATGTCAACTAGAGTTTTATAACACTTTCCCGACGACACCACAGCTGCAGCTACATATTTTCTTTAGCCAGCACATACCCCCTTCTAGCTGCTGGACTGTCATATGGATACCCCCAAACCAACATTATGTTCGCTACTCGGCTATTTTTATCTTATGGATATGCAGGCACCTAAAGATGCAGTAAACCCGATCGTCGATGGTCGCGAAAATTTAACTTATGAACTTTTCGGCACAGCTATGCGTGAACTAGCTCAGACCATCGCTGATGACTACCGTCCCGATCTAATTCTTTCAATCGCTCGCGGCGGCCTTTTAATTGGTGGCGCTTTGGGCTACGCCCTAGATGTGAAAAATGTTTCAGTAATTAATGTTGAGTTTTATACCGGCATTAATGAGCGTCTTGAACAACCTGTAATGCTACCTCCCACTCCGAAGGCAATTGACCTTTCAGGCATGAAAGTACTAATTGCAGACGACGTAGCAGATACCGGCGAAACACTGCGCTTGGTGCAAGAATACTGCAAAGAGACCGTAGCTGAATCTCGCACTGCGGTTATTTATAAAAAGCCTCATTCCGTAATTGAACCTGATTATGTGTGGAAGAAAACCGATCAGTGGATCAATTTCCCCTGGTCTGTTTTGCCACCTGTTAGCTCAAATATTGAAAAGCCTTAAATAAATTAGTTAGCTAGCCCTCCCCTGGTACCCCAAAAGTGGCCTTACCAGGGGTTATCTATTATCTGCCAGGATAGGGCTGCTTGATCCGCGGCCGCAAAGAATATTGCACACAATCAATCATCTGCAATTTCAATAACGCGCGACGCAAGGCATTTTGGAATATCCATAACCGCCGAAATATAGCGTCAAAACCAGCCGCAGCAGCTTCAGAGCGCTGTGAACGAAATATTTGATCTGATAATTCCAAGGAGGCAGCATAATGTTGCCCCAAATAGGCTACAGAATTAAGCCGTAACCTAGTATTGCGATCAATCTCTTTGCGCAACTCTTCCAAATTCGGATAGTCCAAAGCGGGCCAAATATAAGCCCGCAAAGCATCGAGGGCATTATTTGCCGGGCGAGTTATCTCCGCAGTAGAAATAACACCTTGGATGGCAGCTACCCCGGTGGGACTTAAGACATGATCTACTAAAGCAAAATAGCGCTTTCGATCCTGTGCGGTAAGCAATTCTAAGCGCTCTACATTAATAACTGCGTCATATCTGCCCCTAATACGAGCTGGTATAGGACTATTCTGCGCCGCATTTGGGCTTTCTAATAAATTGATATCTACAAATTGCGAAACCCCGCTCAAAATAAAATTCTCTTCAATTTCAGCAGCATGCGCAGCATCGGTGGTAATAACATCTACAGCGGCACCCCTAAGAGCTGCAGCTTGCCCAATAGCGGCACCGGCACACGGGATTTCTAAAATATGAGCCGAAGAATTTACTTGAGCTAAATCTAAAAGCACTGTGCACGCCCGTTCTTGAGCATCTTTTAGATCGGCTCTTTCCACAACTGCCTGTGGCCCAGTCCAGCGAGTGACATCTACAAAATATTGGCTAGAACGAGATTTTTTAGAATTATTTGGGACATAACTCTTAAAGGATTCTTGGACTGTCGTCGGAATTCCGGAAGAAAATAACCCGAGACCTGCACTTATACCATCACCTGAGCTAAGAGCTACTAATCCCGGAGGTAATTCGCCAGTGGTATCAGCACTATCAGTAGTAGGACGTACCCTGGCTGTGGGTAGTGTGGGCGGATTAAAACCCACCTTAATAAGTTTTTCTAATACCTCAGATAGGTTGTGTGCGCTCCATTCGCCGGCCATATAACCTTCGGTAAAACCGAGCCATCCCGAAGCCGCGATCCGATAAAAAACAGCCTCATGCTGAACGCGTACATCAGGTTCTTTAGCGGCTGTACCAAAAAGATCTATGCCGGCTTTATGACAGGCGCGCGCAAAAT contains:
- a CDS encoding YceI family protein, whose product is MPSKQKTIVTAGISAIVILVLLSLIPLFISLNSGPGLKAEPLNAENAKPATTDLDGTWVVSRGHRPNTSAVGFTFFEILPGDKRLTSGATEHVTGHIQVSGDILQEGTVTVDMDKIATDNERRDINVRNKVFDTDTYPTAYFELTSPVALTNIPDNGYPAEVEIAGDLTIKGTTVPVKAMFQVLRDAEWLIFSGDIPISRTAFKVETPDFIAASIADEGDVNIRLSLRKNEEKN
- a CDS encoding phosphoribosyltransferase, whose amino-acid sequence is MDMQAPKDAVNPIVDGRENLTYELFGTAMRELAQTIADDYRPDLILSIARGGLLIGGALGYALDVKNVSVINVEFYTGINERLEQPVMLPPTPKAIDLSGMKVLIADDVADTGETLRLVQEYCKETVAESRTAVIYKKPHSVIEPDYVWKKTDQWINFPWSVLPPVSSNIEKP
- a CDS encoding amino acid ABC transporter ATP-binding/permease protein — encoded protein: MLKKLLHLAQPVWIFLALSTFCRIASQLAGAAVLLYPVWEITRPEPAAYGKIGLTVAVLAVCAASLRWAEQVSGHAAAFRLLAKMRVQLYDSLVARGSGNLSGGHGAGSIMSVATRDINAVEVFFAHTIAPLISAIMFSLAFLLLVFSFSSNPAAWVLAILCVGIAFGLPFLRKTGAEARLRGQISQHLSEDSHGFLEIISFGATSARLAKLAKLESQLAADIKTTGAFNGLRNAISTFWPWVGAAGIFLTTQSIFLSLCVLALAPIVSGVEAFARTLPRAWEASARYFALISAPVDIPEPANPQPLPAPSKTNKQALAVSYKNISLAYPQAPRQPRGKNKPNQSSNLKPHYILQDFSLHIPAGARIGIVGPSGSGKSTLVKALVRLVDPIAGSIELGGVNIADLKISDLRSAVGLVEQQAFILRGSVLTNMRLGNPQLSPDAARKYLDLAQARDISLEQEATALSGGEQQRVNLARVLARRPQVLVLDEATSHQDALRQKELAAILTSLEDTTVIMIAHRPAALVGVDKVIELPATRDLGPNPGGGKPQPTAIPK
- a CDS encoding RNA polymerase-binding protein RbpA produces the protein MADRVLRGSRMGAVSYETDRDHDLAPRQMVKYQTPSGAIFEVPFAHEAELPGTWICKNGEEGVLIEGEGTDPKPVKPPRTHWDMLCERRTIEELDELLEERIEALRKRRRDAARLLKQQKEEEAAKQK
- a CDS encoding ATP-binding cassette domain-containing protein, with the translated sequence MPLTSRLLSALIVARVFITGLIILSFADLIRSPATTGLLPLISLALAAAILALLEYLLPPYLRARREKYWRARLAQSRFAAPDIDTALAASDKYLTATESVEKAASYETEFLGPLRAAMVAPVAIILLVGLKISWLAALIMSLGSLVVPLIIFWAIKTLRGAGAGYGRASGQLAGSFLSSVRHLQSILVLNAATQRRQIISSLAENIRRQVMGLLYKNQAMILVTDGSFGLLVMASTAAVSVSGLAAGRYDAPTAVALILLARLLIDPVNAMGRTFYTGMSGKAALNRLKSQLPASQAITMPAAAEIKTQAPSIRVQNLGVSRKSDGKLKEVIKNLNLEIPAGYHTAIIGPSGVGKSSLGLALAGLLPYQGTIMVDAQPVTAQQLRQLVSYMPQQATLFSGSLAENIDLAGKGLDIAEIQDSLTAAALDLDPATLIGETNRRGLSGGQAARVALARAHAKGAKIFVLDEPVAQLDIQTAAEVRNTAKALGITLIEITHRITEANESQQIIALKNGELVEAASFQNAAAQAEILEKTEETQK
- a CDS encoding class I SAM-dependent methyltransferase: MNASLSSHLESVDPHEWPGVARVPQGLLAKQRARLAEAYFARACHKAGIDLFGTAAKEPDVRVQHEAVFYRIAASGWLGFTEGYMAGEWSAHNLSEVLEKLIKVGFNPPTLPTARVRPTTDSADTTGELPPGLVALSSGDGISAGLGLFSSGIPTTVQESFKSYVPNNSKKSRSSQYFVDVTRWTGPQAVVERADLKDAQERACTVLLDLAQVNSSAHILEIPCAGAAIGQAAALRGAAVDVITTDAAHAAEIEENFILSGVSQFVDINLLESPNAAQNSPIPARIRGRYDAVINVERLELLTAQDRKRYFALVDHVLSPTGVAAIQGVISTAEITRPANNALDALRAYIWPALDYPNLEELRKEIDRNTRLRLNSVAYLGQHYAASLELSDQIFRSQRSEAAAAGFDAIFRRLWIFQNALRRALLKLQMIDCVQYSLRPRIKQPYPGR